The following proteins come from a genomic window of Diprion similis isolate iyDipSimi1 chromosome 8, iyDipSimi1.1, whole genome shotgun sequence:
- the LOC124409306 gene encoding quinone oxidoreductase-like protein 2: protein MSAAFGRRVVSQIFANTTKRSCIKLSTSKWRSTAAVASETAVADEPTKNAIPAPEPGRVQAALLKNFGEPLQIQNIDAPKITDDKEVLIDVHYCALNGPDMLLSQNSYPHKPDLPQILGYEIVGKLREVGENAAKAGYKVGDKVIALNKQRFGGFAETCTAEFGDLWKVPNSLKLVDAVCLLDGYATALIGLEKRASLQENDMVLINVGLGGVGLAAVDLAANVFRAQVIGVCATEDRTALVREKGAFAALKFHDKNLMKQIVNVAAEKDIKEIFDGVSGENFKKVLSCFTDVYKSGLVKDLLHDNEFSVVIQHLSREGRVIIAGLAVSKYDTNDAAPTGSFGVTGISLHEYRDKDHEFYRSAGDEVLEFFDEGLISPSRSLVAGLYKINSAMKFISKMKASGKVVIDMKNKEVFTETDDD, encoded by the exons ATGTCAGCTGCATTTGGACGACGCGTTGTTTCGCAAATATTTGCGAATACTACGAAAAGATCATGTATAAAACTGTCGACGTCGAAATGGCGGAGCACAGCTGCTGTCGCTTCGGAAACCGCCGTCGCTGACGAACCTACAAAGAATGCTATTCCGGCTCCGGAACCCGGCCGCGTTCAGGCGGCGTTGCTGAAAAACTTCGGTGAGCCCCTCCAAATCCAGAACATCGATGCACCCAAGATAACCGACGACAAAGAG GTACTCATCGACGTTCACTACTGCGCTCTGAATGGTCCGGACATGCTTTTGAGCCAGAATTCTTACCCACACAAGCCGGACCTGCCTCAAATACTAGGCTATGAGATAGTCGGCAAGCTTCGGGAGGTTGGTGAGAACGCAGCCAAGGCTGGATACAAAGTTGGGGACAAAGTTATCGCCCTAAATAAACAGCGCTTTGGCGGGTTCGCTGAAACTTGCACAGCAGAATTTGGG GACCTTTGGAAAGTTCCCAACTCGTTAAAACTGGTCGATGCAGTGTGTTTGCTGGACGGTTATGCCACGGCACTTATTGGGCTCGAGAAGAGAGCCTCCTTGCAAGAAAACGACATGGTATTGATTAATGTCGGGCTTGGTGGAGTTGGTTTGGCTGCTGTTGATCTTGCTGCAAATGTCTTCAGAGCTCAG GTGATTGGGGTTTGCGCAACAGAAGACAGGACCGCGCTTGTTAGAGAAAAAGGAGCATTTGCGGCGCTCAAGTTTCACGACAAGAATTTGATGAAGCAAATCGTAAATGTTGCTGCGGAGAAGGACATCAAGGAAATTTTTGATGGCGTCAGTGGTGAAAACTTCAAGAAAGTTTTGTCTTG CTTTACTGATGTCTACAAATCGGGTTTGGTAAAGGACCTGCTACACGACAACGAGTTTTCCGTTGTAATACAACACTTGTCACGAGAAG GGCGAGTTATCATCGCTGGGCTAGCAGTCAGCAAGTACGATACAAATGATGCTGCACCGACAGGGTCCTTTGGCGTGACAGGAATAAGCCTTCACGAGTACAGAGACAAGGATCACGAATTTTATCG TTCAGCCGGGGACGAGGTGCTAGAATTTTTTGATGAGGGACTGATTTCACCGTCACGTTCACTTGTTGCCGGACTATACAAAATCAACAGCGCCATGAAATTCATCTCAAAGATGAAGGCGTCAGGAAAG GTTGTCATCGACATGAAGAACAAGGAAGTGTTCACGGAAACTGATGACGATTAA